The Ruania alba genome has a window encoding:
- a CDS encoding DUF3000 domain-containing protein, whose amino-acid sequence MNVQRTPVAPPDFEAALLSLRGHRMRPEFHLEEVPAPTRIAPYALALTGEVNPTADPDDMIGNGRFVVLYDPDGQDAWNGEFRVIVMARATLEQEFAADPMLGEVGWTWLTEALATEDVAYHSLSGTVTRVLSETFGGLELRSGEVEIEIRASWTPEDTDLAPHLRSWALMTCQAAGLPPIPDNVSQLKQRR is encoded by the coding sequence GTGAACGTGCAACGAACTCCGGTCGCTCCCCCGGACTTCGAGGCTGCGTTGTTGAGCCTGCGGGGGCACCGGATGCGGCCCGAGTTCCATCTCGAGGAAGTCCCCGCACCCACGCGGATCGCCCCGTACGCCCTCGCCCTCACGGGGGAGGTGAACCCCACCGCGGACCCGGACGACATGATCGGGAACGGCCGCTTCGTGGTGCTCTATGACCCGGACGGCCAGGACGCCTGGAACGGTGAGTTTCGGGTGATCGTGATGGCGCGTGCCACGTTGGAGCAGGAGTTCGCTGCCGATCCGATGCTCGGTGAGGTGGGCTGGACCTGGCTCACCGAGGCGCTGGCTACCGAGGACGTGGCCTATCACTCACTCTCCGGCACCGTGACGAGGGTGCTCTCGGAGACGTTCGGCGGGCTCGAACTGCGTTCGGGCGAGGTGGAGATCGAGATCCGGGCCTCCTGGACCCCCGAAGACACCGACCTGGCCCCGCATCTGCGATCCTGGGCGCTGATGACCTGCCAGGCGGCCGGACTGCCGCCGATCCCCGACAATGTGAGCCAGCTGAAGCAGAGACGATGA
- a CDS encoding ATP-grasp domain-containing protein produces the protein MRPTALCPVLLGTDLGIYAMARSFHEAYGVHSVVVSEQPRGPINDSAIVQNIFTGADATDEDTLSALDRIAADHPDEVRVLVVNSDHQLAFVMRHRARLEAQYVLPFAAEEVVNRLADKRAMNAVLAELAIPAPRTVEVTALPRDEQAWRDACAELSFPIVMKPFAGAEFEELHFTGRRKVYQLSDADALVTELDRIAAAGYGGTMLLQELIPGDDTANRVVNCYRDSRGELTMAASGHVLLAMHQPTFIGNSAVIMVDYDAALIDAVRRVLDAVNYRGFASVDFKVDPRDGIARLLDINPRPGRSHYYANVGGASTARSLVADFVLDEALPTQEARAPGVYAYIPPFVLRRYVRDADLYRRARDVLRRRKAVHPLDYAADRNPRRWLYRILAQVNQLRALRTYYPRPTDSGF, from the coding sequence ATGCGCCCGACGGCATTGTGTCCGGTGCTGCTTGGTACGGACCTGGGCATCTACGCGATGGCACGGTCCTTCCACGAGGCCTATGGCGTGCATTCGGTGGTGGTCAGTGAACAGCCGCGGGGGCCGATCAACGATTCGGCGATCGTGCAGAACATTTTCACCGGTGCCGACGCCACTGACGAGGACACCCTGAGCGCCTTGGACCGAATCGCCGCCGACCATCCCGACGAGGTCCGGGTCCTCGTGGTGAACTCCGACCACCAGCTGGCCTTCGTGATGCGGCACCGAGCGCGTCTGGAGGCGCAGTACGTCCTGCCGTTCGCTGCCGAGGAGGTGGTGAACCGGCTCGCCGACAAGCGCGCCATGAACGCGGTGCTCGCCGAGCTCGCCATCCCGGCACCGCGCACGGTCGAGGTGACGGCGCTCCCGCGGGACGAGCAGGCCTGGCGGGATGCCTGCGCCGAGCTGTCCTTCCCGATCGTGATGAAGCCGTTCGCCGGAGCCGAGTTCGAGGAGCTGCACTTCACCGGCCGCCGGAAGGTGTACCAGCTCAGCGATGCCGATGCGCTGGTCACGGAGCTGGACCGCATCGCTGCGGCCGGCTACGGCGGCACGATGCTGCTCCAGGAGCTCATCCCCGGCGACGACACGGCCAATCGCGTCGTCAATTGCTACCGCGACTCCCGTGGGGAGTTGACGATGGCAGCGTCCGGTCACGTCCTGCTGGCGATGCACCAGCCCACCTTCATCGGCAACTCCGCCGTGATCATGGTCGACTACGACGCCGCCCTCATCGACGCGGTGCGGCGCGTCCTGGATGCCGTGAACTACCGCGGTTTCGCCAGCGTGGACTTCAAGGTGGACCCGCGCGACGGCATTGCTCGACTACTCGACATCAACCCGCGCCCCGGCCGCTCGCACTACTACGCGAACGTCGGTGGAGCGTCCACGGCACGATCCCTGGTGGCGGACTTCGTGCTCGACGAAGCACTGCCTACCCAGGAAGCGCGTGCCCCGGGGGTCTATGCCTACATCCCGCCGTTCGTGCTGCGCCGATACGTGCGCGACGCGGACCTGTACCGGCGCGCACGAGACGTGCTCCGCCGTCGGAAGGCCGTGCACCCGCTGGACTACGCAGCGGACCGGAACCCGCGGCGGTGGCTGTACCGGATCCTCGCGCAGGTGAACCAGCTGAGGGCGCTGCGGACGTACTACCCCCGCCCCACCGACTCCGGTTTCTGA
- a CDS encoding HIT family protein → MSTLFTRILDGDIPGRFVWEDDVCAAFLTIEPLQPGHTLVVPRAEVDHWPDLPEEIWSHLLTVARHIGAAQRSAFSPQRIGLLIQGYEIPHTHVHVWPSQSSADFDLAAAAHDVPGAELDEAAEALRQALRAAGLGTHVPG, encoded by the coding sequence ATGAGCACCCTCTTCACCCGCATCCTGGACGGCGACATCCCCGGCCGCTTCGTGTGGGAGGACGACGTCTGTGCGGCGTTCCTCACGATCGAGCCGTTGCAGCCGGGGCACACCCTGGTGGTCCCGCGCGCCGAGGTCGATCACTGGCCCGATCTCCCGGAGGAGATCTGGTCGCACCTGTTGACCGTGGCGCGCCACATCGGTGCGGCTCAGCGGTCGGCGTTCAGTCCACAGCGCATCGGACTGCTCATCCAGGGGTACGAGATTCCACACACCCACGTGCACGTGTGGCCCTCGCAGTCCTCCGCAGACTTCGACCTGGCCGCCGCAGCGCACGACGTTCCCGGCGCCGAGCTCGACGAGGCCGCCGAGGCGCTCCGGCAGGCGCTGCGGGCAGCCGGCCTGGGCACGCATGTTCCCGGCTAG